The following proteins are encoded in a genomic region of Oncorhynchus gorbuscha isolate QuinsamMale2020 ecotype Even-year linkage group LG11, OgorEven_v1.0, whole genome shotgun sequence:
- the LOC124047522 gene encoding non-structural maintenance of chromosomes element 4 homolog A-like codes for MRRASRGGDESGAGAPRQNGVSGARGGTRGAAADRGDTVAGGGGDDDEAACSPADMQDEDNDPARRREIRSKYRDLINSVQQNREDMLSPTNNKLTDVLEEANKLFAEVRQAREAALDAQLLVLATDLGKEKASQLHAEGSAFDPAAFAEHLLSFMGLNRLEEEDVEGGASGGYLPQDAWQRVANRSQRCFRTAPSFHYMMGSFLAELPPPRQRVERQRKVPGKEVKRIMPTQLKRMEESHQEATEKEVERILGYLRSYFFDDPTSPISYYEFVIDPTSFSRSVENIFHTSFLVRDGLAKMYLDNHKLPCIAPVEEGEVEAGGASNRQQCVISISPKSWKELIEAFDITEPLIHAPSTQNTE; via the exons ATGAGGCGAGCCAGCCGAGGAGGGGATGAATCTGGTGCCGGTGCTCCCCGTCAGAACGGTGTGTCTGGGGCGAGAGGCGGCACCAGAGGAGCGGCTGCGGATCGGGGGGATACGGTAGCCGGCGGCGGCGGTGACGATGATGAGGCGGCGTGCAGCCCAGCAGACATGCAGGATGAGGACAATGATCCGGCGCGGAGGAGAGAGATCAGGAGCAAGTACAGGGACCTCATCAACTCTGTTCAAC agaacagagaggacatgTTGAGTCCCACCAACAACAAACTGACAGATGTGTTGGAGGAGGCCAACAAACTGTTTGCAGAAG tccgTCAGGCCCGTGAAGCGGCTTTAGACGCCCAGCTCCTGGTGCTGGctacagacctggggaaggagaaGGCCAGCCAGCTACACGCAGAGGGATCAGCCTTCGACCCCGCAGCCTTTGCTGAACACCTG CTGTCATTCATGGGTCTGAATCGCCTGGAGGAGGAAGATGTGGAGGGTGGAGCGAGCGGCGGGTACCTCCCCCAGGACGCCTGGCAGAGGGTAGCTAACAGATCTCAGCGCTGCTTCAGGACTGCTCCCTCTTTCCACtatat GATGGGATCGTTCCTGGCTGAGCTACCGCCACCTCGCcagagggtagagagacagaggaaagttCCTGGGAAGGAGGTCAAGAGGATCATGCCCACTCAG ttgaagaggatggaggagtctCACCAGGAAGctacagagaaagaggtagagaggattCTGGGATACCTGCGGAGCTACTTCTTTGACGACC cCACATCTCCCATCTCCTACTATGAGTTTGTCATAGACCCCACCTCCTTCTCCCGCTCTGTGGAGAACATCTTCCACACCTCCTTCCTGGTCAGG GATGGTTTGGCGAAAATGTACCTGGATAATCACAAACTTCCTTGTATCG CCCCTgtggaggaaggggaggtggAGGCTGGAGGAGCGTCTAACAGGCAGCAGTGTGTCATCTCTATCAGCCCCAAGAGCTGGAAG